In Fusarium oxysporum Fo47 chromosome IX, complete sequence, the following proteins share a genomic window:
- a CDS encoding Glyoxalase/Bleomycin resistance protein/Dihydroxybiphenyl dioxygenase — protein MNGRPTLTNCNAGASVPDTEANGPNGQSIAEWRRKRGIDLSQQIRTVRLVHMRYQHPDLKSISTFLHDFGMRAVKETEDCVWFRGYGVDQYVYYAQKGPKKFLGGTFEVETYNDLVKASKLEGAGPIQSLDDAPGGGAMVTAYDPEGVPINFIHGQEPAKAGKMPERLIVNFEADKPRRRRFQRFDEGPAAVHKLGHYGLCVRNFTEQLDWYTRNFNFVPTDLLYVRGDNSADQDVAVFAHIDRGNDYVDHHTIFLSKGQTSHVHHCSFEIHDFDTQQLGHQWLAGKGYKNVWGVGRHILGSQIFDYWWDTTGNMIEHYADGDLVNQDTPIGHLPAGNESLAVWGPEVPKAFLD, from the exons ATGAACGGT CGCCCGACTCTCACAAACTGTAATGCTGGGGCGTCTGTGCCAGATACAGAAGCAAACGGCCCTAATGGACAGAGCATCGCTGAGTGGAGACGCAAGCGTGGCATTGATCTGTCGCAGCAGATCCGTACCGTCAGACTGGTACACATGCGATACCAGCATCCCGACCTAAAGAGCATCAGCACGTTTCTTCACGACTTTGGCATGCGTGCTGTAAAGGAGACCGAAGACTGTGTGTGGTTCCGGGGATATGGGGTCGACCAGTACGTCTACTATGCACAGAAAGGACCCAAGAAGTTCCTCGGCGGGACATTCGAGGTGGAGACATACAATGATCTGGTCAAGGCCTCAAAGCTAGAAGGAGCTGGCCCAATCCAGTCTCTCGATGACGCCCCTGGTGGTGGCGCTATGGTTACCGCCTACGACCCAGAAGGGGTTCCGATCAATTTTATCCATGGCCAGGAGCCAGCAAAAGCAGGCAAGATGCCTGAGAGGCTCATCGTCAATTTCGAGGCCGACAAGCCACGCAGAAGAAGGTTTCAGCGCTTTGATGAGGGGCCAGCTGCGGTACATAAG CTTGGTCACTACGGCCTCTGCGTACGAAACTTTACCGAGCAGCTCGACTGGTATACTCGTAACTTCAATTTTGTACCCACCGACCTGCTCTATGTCCGAGGTGATAACAGCGCCGACCAGGACGTCGCTGTATTCGCCCACATTGATAGAGGCAACGACTATGTAGATCATCATACCATCTTCCTGAGCAAAGGCCAGACATCGCACGTTCATCATTGCTCATTTGAGATTCACGATTTCGATACGCAGCAGCTGGGTCATCAATGGCTTGCCGGGAAGGGATACAAAAATGTGTGGGGCGTCGGTCGCCATATCTTGGGAAGCCAGATCTTTGACTACTGGTGGGACACAACGGGCAACATGATTGAGCACTATGCAGATGGGGATTTAGTTAACCAAGATACGCCCATTGGACATCTGCCCGCGGGCAATGAGAGCTTGGCGGTCTGGGGTCCTGAGGTACCAAAGGCATTCTTAGATTAG
- a CDS encoding ABC-2 type transporter-domain-containing protein codes for MADTLNNNGTRPESPNQPFVHNQEAHSGTSSDTNVDVENVDEERGKDFIQKRLTLTFQNVIARVTAPDEALGETLWSWVDPRQLGGLFKRTHRPKRTILHDVSGQVNPGEMLLVLGRPGSGCTSLLRVLSNEREAFQEVEGETRYGSMNHIQARKFRQQIVFNTEDDIHFPTLTVNETMKFALQNKMPRERPEHVGKKGDFVQDMRNKILDSLGIGHTQNTLVGNEFIRGVSGGERKRVSLAEVMATQSPLQFWDQPTRGLDSKTALEFVETLRRDVNTNGKSVVLTTYQAGNGIFDAFDKVIVLAEGRVIYYGLRTAAKPYFEDMGFVCPRGANIADFLTSVTVNTEREIAHGFETRVPNTPEEFEVVYKRSETCRLMRQLIQQPENLGDQVEDLKVAVEREKRQRKWRLGKRGVYTAGLREQIINCTQRQWQTMMGDRMSLVIKVVSAIIQALVCGSLFYNLPLTSESIFLRPGALFFPILYFLLETMSETTASFMGRPILVRHKRFGFYRPTACCIANAITDIPIVMLQVTCFTLILYFMSGLQVDAGKFFTCWIVVNASTLCFLQLFRAVGAMFNHFGLASYISGLLSTILFVYAGYLIPFGKMHPWFRWIFYLNPAAYAFESLMTNEFQGLKLECIAPQYIPFGAGYDSQNRDLRGCTVAGSDGSDMIDGVAYVQQQYDYAVGHTWRGFGVVIGFWIFFIGLTALGFELRNSHGGSSVLLYKRGLRTKKSSDPEKEAGWNTERRLQMPSQYARQSTFSWHNLDYFVQYQGAQKQLLNQVFGFVQPGNLVALMGCSGAGKTTLLDVLAQRKDAGEIRGSILIDGKPQGISFQRMTGYCEQMDVHEATSTVKEALIFSAVLRQPRDIPHKEKLAYVEHIMELLELQDICDALIGTPGAGLSIEQRKRVTLGVELVAKPTLLFLDEPTSGLDGQSAFNIVRFMRRLVDGGQAVLCTIHQPSAVLFDAFDSLLLLAKGGRMAYFGETGQYSKTLLSYFARNGAPCPEGANPAEHIVEVIQGKGEVDVDWVDVWNRSIEREKALEKLEKLNQEALSRTQGELEDTASFATSKWFQWKTVLNRQMIQLWRSPDYVWNKINLHIFAALFSGFTFWMIGDGTFDLQLRLFAIFNFIFVAPGCINQMQPYFLHNRDLFETREKKSKTYHWVACIGSQTFAEIPYLIICATLYFACWYFTAGFPVEARFSGHVYLQMIFYEFLYTSIGQAIAAYAPNEYFAAIMNPLLIGAGMISFCGVVVPYGPMQAFWKYWLYYLDPFHYLFGGLMGPIIWDVEVNCRPEEFTSFQAPDGQTCGEYMADFLSSNAGYVANPNATGTCDYCAYSTGADYAKTFNLREEFYGWRDTGITALFCISSYALVFLMMKLRSKKTKSARSD; via the exons ATGGCAGATACTCTGAACAATAACGGCACTCGCCCCGAAAGCCCCAATCAGCCCTTCGTTCATAACCAGGAAGCTCACTCTGGAACCTCGAGTGATACTAATGTAGACGTTGAGAACGTTGACGAGGAGAGAGGCAAGGATTTCATTCAGAAACGCTTAACATTAACGTTTCAAAATGTTATCGCACGCGTTACGGCTCCTGATGAAGCATTGGGTGAGACTCTTTGGTCCTGGGTTGATCCTCGTCAATTGGGTGGTTTGTTCAAGAGAACACATCGGCCGAAGAGA ACTATCCTACACGATGTTTCTGGTCAAGTGAACCCTGGCGAAATG CTTCTGGTGCTTGGTCGACCAGGCTCAGGTTGCACATCCCTACTTCGTGTGCTTTCTAACGAACGAGAGGCCTTCCAAGAGGTTGAGGGCGAGACGAGATACGGAAGCATGAACCATATTCAAGCAAGAAAGTTTCGACAGCAGATCGTTTTCAACACTGAAG ATGACATCCACTTCCCAACCCTGACCGTCAACGAGACCATGAAGTTTGCTCTCCAGAACAAAATGCCTCGAGAGAGACCTGAACATGTCGGAAAGAAGGGCGATTTCGTCCAGGACATGCGGAACAAGATCCTTGACTCTCTAGGCATTGGCCACACGCAAAATACACTCGTCGGCAATGAGTTCATCCGTGGTGTATCTGGcggagagaggaagagagtaTCCCTAGCTGAAGTGATGGCCACCCAG AGTCCCTTGCAGTTCTGGGATCAGCCAACTCGAGGCCTCGATTCCAAGACGGCTCTGGAGTTTGTGGAGACTTTGCGACGAGATGTCAATACAAACGGCAAGTCTGTGGTTTTAACAACCTATCAAGCCGGAAACGGCATCTTTGATGCCTTTGACAAGGTTATTGTGCTGGCCGAAGGACGTGTCATCTACTACGGGCTCCGCACCGCCGCCAAGCCGTACTTCGAGGACATGGGCTTCGTTTGTCCTCGTGGCGCCAACATTGCCGACTTCCTCACATCTGTTACCGTCAACACGGAGAGAGAGATTGCTCACGGATTTGAAACTCGGGTTCCGAATACCCCTGAAGAGTTTGAGGTTGTCTACAAGAGAAGTGAAACTTGTCGCTTGATGAGACAGCTCATTCAACAACCAGAGAACCTAGGCGATCAAGTTGAAGATTTGAAGGTGGCAGTTGAGCGAGAGAAGCGACAGCGGAAATGGAGACTTGGCAAGAGAGGTGTTTATACTGCCGGCCTTCGCGAGCAAATCATCAACTGCACCCAACG CCAATGGCAAACCATGATGGGCGACCGCATGTCTCTTGTGATCAAGGTCGTTTCCGCCATCATCCAAGCTCTCGTCTGCGGCAGCTTGTTCTACAATCTCCCGCTGACGAGCGAGTCCATCTTTCTCCGGCCCGGtgctctcttcttccccatCCTCTACTTCTTATTGGAGACTATGTCAGAGACGACAGCCTCGTTCATGGGCCGCCCTATCCTGGTGCGCCACAAGCGATTTGGGTTTTACCGACCTACGGCCTGTTGTATCGCCAACGCCATCACAGATATCCCTATTGTTATGCTACAGGTTACGTGCTTCACGTTGATTCTCTACTTCATGAGTGGGCTTCAAGTCGACGCGGGCAAGTTCTTCACTTGCTGGATTGTAGTGAACGCAAGCACTCTCTGTTTCCTCCAGTTGTTCCGTGCGGTCGGAGCCATGTTCAACCATTTCGGTCTTGCGAGCTATATCTCCGGACTATTGTCCACGATACTCTTCGTCTACGCAG GTTATCTGATCCCATTCGGCAAGATGCATCCCTGGTTCCGCTGGATTTTCTATCTCAACCCAGCTGCCTACGCATTCGAGTCCTTGATGACGAACGAATTCCAGGGCCTCAAGCTCGAGTGTATCGCTCCACAGTATATCCCCTTTGGTGCTGGGTACGACAGTCAGAATCGGGACTTGAGAGGCTGCACTGTTGCCGGTAGCGATGGGTCTGACATGATTGATGGTGTCGCATACGTTCAACAGCAGTACGACTATGCAGTTGGACATACCTGGCGTGGATTCGGTGTCGTGATTGGCTTTTGGATTTTCTTCATCGGTCTTACGGCACTTGGCTTTGAGCTACGGAACAGCCACGGAGGATCGTCTGTTCTGCTTTACAAGAGAGGGCTACGGACCAAGAAGAGTTCGGACCCCGAAAAGGAAGCCGGTTGGAACACGGAACGGCGTCTGCAAATGCCTTCTCAATATGCGCGACAATCAACCTTTTCTTGGCATAACCTGGACTACTTTGTTCAGTATCAGGGTGCGCAGAAGCAGCTTCTGAATCAGGTGTTTGGATTTGTCCAGCCGGGAAACCTTGTTGCTTTGATGGGCTGCTCTGGTGCAGGGAAGACGAC CCTCCTAGATGTCCTCGCTCAACGCAAAGACGCAGGAGAAATCCGCGGTTCAATTCTCATCGATGGAAAGCCTCAAGGGATTTCCTTCCAGAGAATGACTGGCTATTGCGAACAAATGGACGTTCATGAGGCTACTTCAACAGTTAAGGAAGctctcatcttctcagctGTCTTGCGGCAACCGAGAGATATTCCGCACAAGGAGAAACTTGCGTATGTTGAACACATCATGGAACTGTTGGAGCTCCAGGATATCTGTGATGCCCTTATTGGAA CCCCTGGCGCCGGCCTTAGCATCGAGCAGCGTAAGCGCGTCACGCTTGGTGTCGAGTTGGTCGCCAAGCCGACTTTACTTTTCCTTGATGAGCCTACGTCAGGCTTGGACGGCCAGTCTGCTTTCAATATCGTTCGTTTCATGCGACGTCTTGTCGACGGCGGCCAAGCTGTCTTGTGTACGATTCATCAACCTTCCGCAGTACTCTTCGATGCGTTTGACTCTCTATTGCTCTTGGCCAAGGGTGGGCGCATGGCGTACTTTGGCGAAA CTGGACAATATTCCAAGACACTTCTCAGCTACTTTGCCAGGAATGGTGCCCCTTGCCCAGAAGGTGCGAATCCAGCCGAACACATCGTTGAGGTTATCCAGGGTAAGGGCGAAGTCGACGTTGACTGGGTCGATGTATGGAACCGATCTATCGAGCGCGAGAAAGctttggagaagcttgagaagttgaaCCAAGAAGCTCTGTCACGGACTCAAGGCGAACTGGAGGACACCGCCAGCTTCGCCACATCTAAATGGTTCCAGTGGAAGACTGTCCTCAACAGACAGATGATTCAGCTCTGGCGATCTCCG GACTACGTGTGGAACAAGATCAACTTGCACATTTTTGCTGCTCTCTTCAGCGGATTTACTTTCTGGATGATTGGAGATGGCACGTTCGACCTTCAGCTGAGACTCTTCGCCATATTCAACTTCATTTTTGTGGCTCCAGGCTGTATCAACCAGATGCAGCCGTATTTCTTGCACAATCGAGATCTGTTTGAGACTCGAGAAAAGAAG TCGAAAACGTATCACTGGGTTGCTTGTATCGGATCGCAGACTTTTGCTGAGATTCCATATTTGATCATTTGCGCGACTCTTTACTTTGCCTGTTGGTACTTTACTGCCGGTTTCCCAGTCGAGGCGAGATTCTCGGGACATGTTTATCTCCAGATGATCT TCTATGAGTTCTTGTATACCTCCATTGGGCAGGCCATTGCTGCATACGCACCAAACGAGTACTTTGCCGCGATTATGAACCCGCTGCTTATCGGAGCTGGAATGATCTCGTTCTGCGGTGTCGTAGTCCCGTACGGCCCGATGCAAGCCTTCTGGAAGTACTGGCTTTACTATCTTGACCCATTCCACTATCTCTTTGGTGGCCTGATGGGCCCTATTATCTGGGACGTAGAAGTCAACTGTCGTCCCGAGGAGTTTACTTCCTTCCAAGCTCCAGACGGCCAGACCTGCGGAGAGTACATGGCTGACTTCCTAAGTTCGAATGCCGGTTACGTGGCGAATCCCAATGCCACTGGGACTTGCGACTACTGTGCCTATTCAACAGGAGCAGACTATGCAAAGACCTTCAATCTTCGAGAAGAATTCTATGGCTGGAGAGAT ACTGGCATCACTGCGCTCTTCTGCATCTCCTCCTACGCTCTTGTGTttttgatgatgaaattgaggagcaagaagacaaagagTGCCCGATCTGACTAA
- a CDS encoding major facilitator superfamily domain-containing protein — protein sequence MERARSIPNLTPVGREAEVDLVPGTEVMTEIGGARFYHNEDNPDSVVLIPQPTDDPHDPLNWSMFWKTLVIVNQGIFVIASVIPALSIAPLTPVFMQQWEKSLTDVALLTGVTVLLLGYCNFFIIPSCEIFGRRITLLVCALLNFGACIWQATATSYGSFLAARILAGTGASANESVMNVVVTDIFFLHERGKYVGSYFWCYFMGLFLGPIISGAVQEKVSWRIFFWACTGAQGLNIIGLLFFFPETRRLRNQDPIPAFVSSTHIQSPQPGILGSGKPSRAQFGIFQAIDRTAWRSVIRHFFTPAYIFFFPIIFWASMSMGSAANALLAVNLLQSPGLAAPPYNFTPAQVGYANFALVGGGVLGLAVAGPWSDYVSQKATARNKGIREPEMRLWSLTPFIAAAIVGLVAFGVGLQGKWPWPAVIIIGFGFVGVQVVAIPTISITYAIDCYRPISGEIMAIATVCKNTFGFGMTYFVNDWAITDGFVPPVMLLMAMTAGITLVGMVALIFFGKSCRRLTRDSKVHSF from the exons ATGGAGCGAGCAAGAAGCATTCCAAACCTCACGCCCGTGGGAAGGGAGGCCGAGGTCGACCTTGTGCCCGGCACCGAAGTCATGACGGAGATTGGGGGAGCGAGGTTTTACCACAATGAAGACAATCCAGATTCGGTCGTCTTGATTCCGCAACCGACCGACGATCCACATGACCCACTG AACTGGAGCATGTTCTGGAAAACCTTGGTCATTGTGAACCAAGGTATCTTCGTGATCGCAAGCGTTATTCCGGCTCTGTCTATAGCACCTTTAACTCCAGTTTTCATGCAGCAATGGGAAAAGTCATTGACTGACGTCGCTTTGTTG ACTGGGGTCACTGTGTTGCTTCTAGGATACTGCaatttcttcatcatccctAGCTGCGAGATTTTCGGACGACGGATAACCCTCCTTGTCTGCGCATTGCTGAACTTTGGTGCTTGTATTTGGCAAGCAACGGCTACATCATACGGCTCATTTTTAGCCGCACGGATCCTTGCGGGGACAGGGGCGTCTGCTAATGAGAGCGTTATGAACGTCGTAGTGACTGACATATTCTTCCTTCACGAACGCGGTAAATATGTCGGATCGTACTT TTGGTGTTACTTTATGGGTCTATTCCTTGGCCCAATTATATCAGGAGCTGTCCAGGAAAAGGTTTCCTGGAGAatcttcttctgggcttGTACCGGCGCCCAGGGCCTTAACATCATTGGActcctctttttcttcccGGAAACCCGTCGTTTGCGGAATCAAGATCCTATCCCAGCT TTTGTTTCGTCAACACACATACAATCCCCCCAACCTGGGATTCTAGGAAGCGGCAAGCCCAGCCGAGCCCAGTTCGGTATTTTTCAAGCAATAGATCGGACTGCGTGGCGATCGGTTATTCGGCACTTTTTCACTCCAGCATatatctttttctttcccATCATTTTTTGGGCATCCATGTCGATGGGGTCAGCTGCGAATGCCCTATTGGCAGTTAACCTTCTGCAGTCTCCTGGCCTCGCTGCGCCGCCTTATAACTTCACACCGGCGCAGGTCGGCTACGCCAACTTTGCACTCGTGGGCGGTGGCGTGCTGGGGCTCGCCGTAGCCGGACCATGGTCGGATTACGTGTCACAGAAAGCAACGGCGAGGAACAAGGGCATTCGCGAACCGGAGATGCGGCTCTGGTCTTTAACTCCATTCATTGCTGCGGCTATTGTTGGGCTAGTG GCTTTCGGTGTTGGCTTGCAGGGCAAATGGCCTTGGCCTGCCGTCATTATCATCGGGTTCGGCTTCGTGGGTGTCCAGGTTGTCGCCATCCCTACCATTTCCATTACCTATGCCATCGATTGCTATAGGCCAATTTCGGGAGAAATCATGGCAATTGCCACTGTCTGCAAGAACACGTTTGGA TTTGGGATGACGTACTTTGTGAATGACTGGGCTATCACCGACGGCTTTGTACCGCCAGTCATGCTTTTGATGGCAATGACAGCTGGTATCACATTGGTTGGGATGGTCGCGTTGATCTTCTTCGGGAAGAGCTGCAGGCGCTTGACCCGGGATTCAAAGGTGCATTCATTTTAG
- a CDS encoding putative hydrolase: MPRDLRRAPRKTAITNVHVFDGNGFGPLSTVVVSGNVISNANSFGADVVDGGGGYLLPGFIDTHCHVTSCSYLDTMLKYGITTALDMGTFPYSTLAVCKMSGKTDVRGTGAAGTVDGTALSMAPGFPPESFIDSPEPARKFVDARVAEGADYIKLFLDPLGPDLESLIAAVEAAHQKGKLVISHATSQALWTTAEEAGVDIPCHTPLDKPIDATFIDQYRDTLSHVVPTLIMMQSIVNNTGAPAQAYTVAAEGSVTNLHKAGVTILAGSDANTAPFVPANPPFGDSLHDELELLVRAGLSPADALRGATSLAASSFGFHDRGQIKMGYRADLVLLGADPTTNIQNLRSIKKVWAAGVQSNMS; this comes from the coding sequence ATGCCGCGAGATTTGCGCCGCGCACCACGCAAGACGGCTATCACTAATGTCCACGTATTTGACGGCAATGGCTTTGGCCCACTGTCTACAGTGGTCGTCTCCGGCAACGTCATCTCGAATGCCAATTCCTTTGGAGCAGATGTCGTGgacggcggcggcggttATTTGCTCCCGGGCTTCATCGACACCCACTGCCATGTCACATCTTGTTCTTATCTCGACACCATGCTAAAGTATGGCATCACCACTGCCCTGGACATGGGAACCTTCCCCTACTCGACGCTCGCGGTATGTAAGATGTCGGGTAAAACCGACGTTCGTGGAACTGGCGCAGCCGGTACCGTAGACGGCACTGCCCTCAGCATGGCCCCAGGATTTCCCCCAGAGTCTTTCATCGACAGTCCCGAGCCTGCTCGCAAGTTCGTTGACGCCCGCGTCGCAGAGGGCGCGGACTACATCAAACTCTTTCTCGATCCCTTGGGTCCTGACCTGGAATCCCTCATCGCAGCCGTGGAAGCTGCGCATCAGAAGGGGAAACTAGTCATCTCGCACGCAACAAGCCAAGCGCTTTGGACCACCGCAGAGGAGGCTGGGGTTGATATTCCGTGCCACACTCCTCTGGATAAGCCCATAGACGCTACATTTATCGACCAATATCGGGACACACTGAGTCACGTCGTTCCAACTCTCATCATGATGCAGTCTATTGTCAACAATACCGGAGCCCCGGCTCAGGCCTATACCGTTGCGGCTGAAGGCAGCGTCACCAACCTGCACAAGGCCGGTGTCACCATTCTGGCTGGCAGCGATGCCAATACTGCGCCATTCGTGCCTGCAAATCCGCCATTCGGAGATTCTCTACACGATGAGCTGGAACTTTTGGTCAGGGCGGGCCTCTCTCCCGCAGACGCACTTAGGGGCGCCACATCTCTTGCTGCATCCTCCTTCGGTTTTCACGATCGCGGACAAATAAAAATGGGCTATCGGGCCGACCTAGTCCTTCTCGGCGCCGACCCCACCACCAATATTCAGAATTTGAGGTCCATTAAGAAGGTGTGGGCTGCCGGTGTGCAGTCAAACATGTCGTGA